TGATCGGCGCCGCCGGCCACAACGCCGCCCAACGGATCCTCAGCGACCTCGGCCGCTGACCCCGTCGCCGACCTCGGCGGCGAAGCGGGGCAGGTCGCCGGGGCGGCGGATGAGGGAGAGTCCGACGAGCAGCAGGTAGAGGACCAGGCTGAGGATCGGGTCGACGAAGACGAAGGCGAACGCGGTCAGGTAGAGCAGCGGCCGCACCTGCAGTCGCCGGGAAACCGCCCGGGCCAGCTCGGGGTCCAGGTCGGGGTGGAGCAGTTTGCGCCGGCGGGCCCACCACCAGCTCAGGTTGAAGAAGAGCGACTCGCCGAGCACGGTGCCGAGGTAGAGCGCGGCCGTCAGCCGCTGCTCGGTCGCGCTCCCGCGCAGATTGTCCGACAGCAGGTCGGCGGTGAACGGGATCGCGGCCACGAAGAGCAGCACGAGCAGGTTGAACACC
Above is a window of Micromonospora coriariae DNA encoding:
- a CDS encoding TMEM175 family protein, whose amino-acid sequence is MSRDAARVETFSDGVFGVVLTVMAVELLQNGPARESGRELPDALAHAWPSYLAYVITFGIAGQIWLGHHNMWRYVVRVDQPLVVFNLLVLLFVAAIPFTADLLSDNLRGSATEQRLTAALYLGTVLGESLFFNLSWWWARRRKLLHPDLDPELARAVSRRLQVRPLLYLTAFAFVFVDPILSLVLYLLLVGLSLIRRPGDLPRFAAEVGDGVSGRGR